In the Arachis ipaensis cultivar K30076 chromosome B04, Araip1.1, whole genome shotgun sequence genome, tttatctctttatttgttcACTTCAATCATTGAAATCCCTTGCtttccacaaccaaaattgtatgcacttgttgtcactagttcctagggagaacgacccaggattaaaactcccggttattttgtgttgattatgacatctttaggattataatttgattgatgatcaatggttgagtgatgagcggataatttatacgttttttggcattgtttttaggtagtttttagtatattttagttattttttattatatttttattattttttttttgcaaaaatcacatttctaggctttactatgagtttgtgtatttttctataatttcaggtattttttggctgaaattgagggacttgagcaaaaatctgatttagaggctgagaaaggactgcagatgctgttggattctgacctccctgtactcaaacgcatttttctggagctacagaagtccaattggcgcgttctcaattgagctggaaagctaacatcctgggctttccaaaaatagaTAATAGTTCAttctttgctcgagatttgatggcccaaactggcgttcaacgccagccagagacctttttctggcgtaaaacaccggaactggcaccagaactggagttaaacgcccaaactggcatccaagctggcgtttaactctagaaaaggcctatgcatgtgtaaagctcaatgctcagcccaagcacataccaagtgggccccggaagtggatttttgcactatctgcacttagttactcaatttctgtaatccttagtaactagcttagtataaatactagtctttcctattgtatttGGACCTTTAtcatcttatgccatttttcacatttggaggctggccattcggccatgcctagacctttttctcttatgtatttttcaacggtggagtttctatacctcatatattaaggtgcggagctctactgttcttcatgaattaatgcaagtactattgtttctctttcaattcacgcttacttcttttccaagatatactctcgtacttatttcagttaagtcagaatgaaggggtaacccgtgacaatcactcactatcttcgttactcgcttagccaagatccgcgtgcctgacaaccacaagcggtctacatgatgttcaatgtagtcattggacgacagccggagtatagtctcttgggtctctgatccacggatttgacttgcctctcctgacaatagagcattcgaATTCGTGAGactagaacctttgtggtagaggctagaaccaattggcagcattcctgagatccagaaagtctaaaccttgtctgtggtattccgagtaggatctgagacgGGATGAccatgatgagcttcaaactcacgaatataatgttgggcgcagtgacagtgtgcaaaaggatagagagatcctattccgacacaagtgaggaccgacagatgattagccgtgtggtagctgtgcctggtatttttcatccgagacgagagatccgacagttgattagccgtacagaaaccgtacctggaccattttcactgagaggatagatggtagccattgacaacggtgatccaccaacatacagcttgccatggaagggagcacgcatgattggatgaagacaataggaaagcagaggttcagaagcaacaaagcatctccaaacacttatctaaaattcccaccaatgaattacataagtatctttattttaatttacgttttatttatctttcaattatcaaaactcataaccaattgaatccgcctgactaagatttacaggatgatcatagcttgcttgaagccggcaatctctgtgggatcgacccttaatcgcgtaaggttttattacttgaacgacccagtgcacttgctggttagttgtaccggagttgtgaaaagtgtgatcacaattccatgcaccattgagtttggactatacttgcaacattaatcctatttttagtgtgaaaatccaaatcCATGCTTTTGGTCATCGTCAGTTCTTCATTCTAATCATTCTGGTCTCATAGGCCTGAGTGGTTTGTCTTTCAAAATTACCTTTACACATAAAATGGTTCAAATAAAAACTAGTTCAAATACCTCCTATAAATACTTGATAGACTATTCAGATTAAGATGTACATTTGGATTGGTTTCTTTACTTTATTTTCATAAGTACTTTTTCATTACAAAAATGCTTTTGCAATTGGATTGGTTCGTTCAATATTTTTCAGCAAAAAATTTACTAGGAAAATCATGTTGCATTTGAATATACAACTTAAAAAAGGCATTGATGAAGATAATTCGATAGAGTTTACAAGTCATGAACTCATGGTATTATCTTATCGGAGTGGTTGATCTAAAcaactaaataataaaatagaaaccATAAAGCTTTCTTTATTCAACTACCAGGGAGTGTGTTACTGTTCATGAGAATCTCCAAATCAAATACTTGAACACAACCATCAGAATTCATTGAACCAATACGGTGAGTACTGAGTACaatatatttaacaaaaataaattaccAAAGGACAAAATATATGCACAATTCGCATACTAACAACACTGGAATGGTTCAACAAGGTAATGTAACATCCCAGAAGCAAAATTAAGTTATTTTTCACTATTGTTTCAAGGTATTCCTAGCTTCCATGGCCTATATAAACATATGAATAGTTATGTCAAAAATCATGAAGAATTATTTTCTAACGGTTAAAGCACAAATACAAATAATTTTCACCTGTAAAAGCCATTGATGCCCAATATTTTGCAGAGTGGTTGGTTGGGCAGGTACTCCATTCTGTGGCATTGGAAATAAGTTACTAAGAGTTGGATAAAATTGGACCCCTGAAAATGCTCCTATACCCACCAGATTCGATTGAGAACCCATGAGCTTAGTACTAGATTTTGCACTACAGTTGCACCCATTATTCTCACTCCTAGTGGCACCAAGAGGCTCTTTTGCTGCCTATCTAGCAtgtcaaataaataaaaaacaattcATTACAACCTAATGTCACATTTCTTAATTTTTACGTCTATAAATAGATGGAATTACATAACCAAAATTTTTAACCATGCTAGGAGAATAAATATGATTAACATACTAATATGAAAATAAttgatcaaatttttttcaacaaaCAAAATTTAGCAATCTTTGCATAAATAAGCTCATCTGTGTCTGTACATCGAGAAGGGAGATGGTCATGGCTCCGGTCACCTTCATCAACCAACTTTGGACAATGCCTCTTTGTATGACCCTTCACGAAGCAATTTGAACATGACCTTTTCCTAGTTTCATTCTTCTTGAGTTTGGGTGCACCTTTAGTCTTAGCGACACATGGATCACCAATAAATTCAGCAGCAGGATACAATACATCAGTAACACCATTTTGCCTTTTAATGCTACACCTTTTCTCTATATCTTTGGTCCATCTAGTAACTTTATTCATCGTATCACCAAAAAGTGGAACTTCTTGAGCCGCAAGGAATGACATCCACATTGTGGCAACTGACATAGCACCATATCTCATTAAGAAACCTTTTTCAGCATCATTTGCAGTGCTTTCGACTGTTTGATCATTAGTATACTTCTTTGCATCTCGGGTCCATCTTTTTAGAATTAGACTTTCTGAAAATTCATCTACATCCTCTCGTCTCAGCACACACAACATATTACTACAAGGATACCCTTCATGATCCCAATGACAGCATTCACACTCCAATTTCTTCTCATTGCGATCATATACAACTATAAATATTTTGACCCTCTTTTGAAAAGCACAATCTTGTATACCATAGTTGTGGAAAGGGGTTGACTATGTATAATATCTAAAGAAACCACTTCTTCAATTTTCTTCTCACTAGTTTGAATATCTCTCTAGTATAGATGTTTGTAGCACAAAGCTCGAGAGACGGTAAGCCAGTTGTCAAAACAGGATCAGAATTGATTGTCTTGAATTGAGAAACCATCTTATTATTGTGGTAATCTTGTAAAGCCCGCTCAAGATTCTCCACCAACTCTAAGATGTTGTGCCTTGAATGAACAAATCTCTTTATGAAGTTGTTAATGCCTTCACATCGTAAAGTAGTTCTAAAACCAGCACAAAATTTATCTCGAAGAAATGCCTTGGCCtaactttctttgttttcatattGTTTGTCAATCCATGACATGTCACTACCACCAAACTCTTCAACCAATTTTGACCATTCCTCctcaaattcatcaacatcccACTTGGCATAAATGAACTTCTGAAATGATTCACATAATTCTGGGTCCTTGATTTTCAAAGTAGCATTTTTCTGAAGATGCCATCCGCACAATTTATGGGTTGTATTTGGAAAAATCTCATTAATCGCCTCTTTCATAGCCTCGTCTGCATCAGTCACAACAAATTTAGGATGCTTGTTCATCATGACCTCCAAAAAGTTAGCCAGTAGCCACTTGTACGTGGATGCCATTTCATTATTAAGTATGGCAAACCCGAATATACACGTTTTCCTGTGATGGTTACTCCCAGAAAATATTACCAATGATTTTTTGTACTTATTCTTTTTGTATGTAGCATCAAACGCAAGGACGTCACCAAAATATTGATAATCAGCTCAGCATATTCCATCAGCCCAGAATAAACTACATAACCGATCCTCCGCAGTTGAACTATATCGTGCCATAGCCATCGGGTCAACGTCAGCCTTTCCAAACAGGTAGCTTATGGTAGCGTTGGCATCACCACTTAAAATACGTAAGTGTTGACTCCTGTCAAGGTGGTTATCTAAGTCTTTCTTTGTAAAACTAGCTCTGGCATACCCACCGTACATAATTTGAGATGTTGACACACCATACATATGCGTGATGTCAGCTTGTGCCTTGTTTGCATCAGTTAACTGCCGATGCTTCGGAATTAGGTGAACGATGCATTGTGGTACTAAGTCATGGTTATATTCATCGAACAAATTCTTAACCCTCCAAACAGTTGCACTTTTATCAAAATATAAACACAATTTAGCTTGACAATTAGTTCATGTCTTAGCCCTTTGTTCCCCTTTTCATGAAATATTGTCATAGTATTTCTTCTCTCTCAATCCGGCCCTATTACAAAAGAACCTTCGCCTTGAGTAACAACCATCTTTGGTTTTCACAAAATCTCCCTTCCGAACTCCAAAGCCAACACATTTGGCATATCTCACATACACATCATATGCTACCTCTGATGTTGGAAATGTATGATTGATAATATCTTCGACGGTAACAATTTCACACTGTTTGCAACCACCacatttatatttttctatttccaTCTCTTGGTCCAAGCTACAATCATCGTCATTAGCTTAACCCACTTTTGTCGTTTCCATCTCCATCTGAAAGTTACATAAATAAAGTATATCAATGTGCAATTTAATATTAACATAAATATCGCATATAATAACATTACTCATTTCACTAAATTAAGACCTAGCCTAATAAATTAGAAGGGACAGTTACTCTTTTTTagaataatgataaaaaaatatataaattgtaATTATATTGTAATAAGTTATAttatgataaaataaaataatgtggTAGAAAAAATATTAATCTACATTATTACAAGGGTTATTATTGAATATGCACAACTTTAAAGCAGGtaaagattttataaatttttggaACGCTATTTGTTCCCATTTTCAAAAGCCATGAAACACTATCCTGAAAATCCTATTGTGGCAAAGAATTTTTCaacaaattttattaatttaaaaaatttattcatGATGTTTTATTATTGCTCACTTCTAATATGAAAGAGTACACTCTAGAGTACATGAAAATAAAATCTATTTCTTATGTATTTGGCTAAAATTAGGCTCAATGTCAATCGAATAATCACACAAATCATGAACAAGCCAACAGTTTGCAAATTAAAGTTTATATCAATGTTTAACGTTCAGCAACATAAATTGCtattatcaatttaaaagaaTAACCTAACAATTAGCAATTACAAGTTATAAATTACCAATTATCAACCAAACCAAGAACGCAACAAcagttaaaatataaaaaaaaatagagagatcCATTACTTCATTTTTGTCGGAAGGGAGTGAATAAAGGAGTTGAATGCTAGTGGTTCGTGGATGCTTACCTGATGAAAGATGCAGCAACAGCTATTGAGGAGAACCACGTCGTTGAGGGCAAATTGCTACTGGTGACGAGATTGAAATAGTCATTATACCACCTGCAAGAGAGGACATAGGAGATTTAGTGGTGGAAGAGACATGGATTAGTGAAACACTGAGCTCTTTCAAAATAACCACTAGACTTACCTCTTATTGCAAAAACACGACTTCCATTACTTCTTCtgaaaaattattacaaaaaatccCAACAAATTTTTATTCTGTTCTTCTGAAATTCTTAACCCTTGATAGCTTAGAGAAGGAAAAGAGGTAGATAAAGGGATTGATGGCTCAGACGAGGGAGGGCGAGCGAGGTCGGTCTCCGT is a window encoding:
- the LOC107636363 gene encoding protein FAR-RED IMPAIRED RESPONSE 1-like codes for the protein MASTYKWLLANFLEVMMNKHPKFVVTDADEAMKEAINEIFPNTTHKLCGWHLQKNATLKIKDPELCESFQKFIYAKWDVDEFEEEWSKLVEEFGGSDMSWIDKQYENKESINNFIKRFVHSRHNILELVENLERALQDYHNNKMVSQFKTINSDPVLTTGLPSLELCATNIYTREIFKLRVKIFIVVYDRNEKKLECECCHWDHEGYPCSNMLCVLRREDVDEFSESLILKRWTRDAKKYTNDQTVESTANDAEKGFLMRYGAMSVATMWMSFLAAQEVPLFGDTMNKVTRWTKDIEKRCSIKRQNGVTDVLYPAAEFIGDPCVAKTKGAPKLKKNETRKRSCSNCFVKGHTKRHCPKLVDEGDRSHDHLPSRCTDTDELIYAKIAKFYRQQKSLLVPLGVRIMGATVVQNLVLSSWVLNRICTHRIGSMNSDGCVQVFDLEILMNSNTLPGS
- the LOC107636364 gene encoding protein FAR1-RELATED SEQUENCE 5-like, giving the protein MEIEKYKCGGCKQCEIVTVEDIINHTFPTSEVAYDVYVRYAKCVGFGVRKGDFVKTKDGCYSRRSATVWRVKNLFDEYNHDLVPQCIVHLIPKHRQLTDANKAQADITHMYGVSTSQIMYGGYARASFTKKDLDNHLDRSQHLRILSGDANATISYLFGKADVDPMAMARYSSTAEDRLCSLFWADGIC